Proteins from one Mycobacterium sp. SMC-2 genomic window:
- a CDS encoding error-prone DNA polymerase: protein MGWFNGPPSWAEMERVLDGKPRHAGVPAGPGEDAPLSSKRGTYRPPDGPRAARSSVPYAELHAHSAFSFLDGASTPEELVEEAARLGLRALALTDHDGLYGAVRFAEAAAELELRTVFGAELSLGAGARTETPDPPGPHLLVLARGPEGYRRLSRQLAAAHLAGGEKGKPRYDFDTLTEAAGGHWHILTGCRKGHVRQALSQGPGAAGLALADLVDRFGADRVSIELTHHGHPLDDERNAALAALAPRFGVGVVATTGAHFAGPSRRRLAMAMGAIRARQSLDTAAGWLAPLGGSHLRSGEEMARLFAWCPDAVSAAAGLGEQCAFGLALIAPQLPPFDVPPGHTEDSWLRQLTMAGARDRYGPAERAPRAYTQIEHELKVIAGLRFPGYFLVVHDIARFCRQNNILCQGRGSAANSAVCYALGVTAVDPVANELLFERFLSPARDGPPDIDMDIESDQREKVIQYVYDKYGRDYAAQVANVITYRGRIAVRDMARALGFSQGQQDAWSKQIGHWNGLADSPDVEGIPPQVVDLANQIRNLPRHMGIHSGGMVICDRPIADVCPVEWARMANRSVLQWDKDDCAAIGLVKFDLLGLGMLSALHYAIDLVAEHKGIEVDLAKLDLSEPAVYEMLARADSVGVFQVESRAQMATLPRLKPRIFYDLVVEVALIRPGPIQGGSVHPYIRRRNGLDPVVYDHPSMEPALRKTLGVPLFQEQLMQLAVDCAGFSAAEADQLRRAMGSKRSTERMRRLRGRFYDGMRALHGAPDDVIDRTYEKLEAFANFGFPESHALSFASLVFYSSWFKLHHPAAFCAALLRAQPMGFYSPQSLVADARRHGVTVHGPCVNASLAHATLENAGTEVRLGLGAIRHIGDDLAERLVQERKANGPFASLLDLTTRLQLSVPQAEALATAGAFACFSMSRREALWAAGAAASQRPDRLPGVGSSSHVPALPGMSELELAAADVWATGVSPDSYPTQFLRADLDAMGVVPAEKLLEVPDGDRVLIAGAVTHRQRPATAQGVTFLNLEDETGMVNVLCTPGVWARHRKLANTAPALLVRGQVQNASGAVTVVAERLGRITLAVGSKSRDFR, encoded by the coding sequence GTGGGCTGGTTCAACGGGCCGCCGAGTTGGGCGGAGATGGAGCGGGTGCTCGACGGCAAGCCGCGCCATGCCGGCGTGCCGGCGGGGCCGGGGGAGGACGCCCCCTTGTCGTCCAAGCGCGGAACGTACCGGCCGCCGGACGGCCCGCGGGCGGCCCGCTCGTCCGTTCCATATGCCGAGCTGCACGCGCATTCGGCGTTCAGCTTCCTCGACGGGGCCAGCACGCCGGAGGAGTTGGTCGAGGAGGCTGCCCGGCTGGGGTTGCGCGCCCTGGCGCTGACCGACCACGACGGCCTGTACGGCGCGGTGCGGTTTGCCGAGGCGGCCGCCGAACTCGAGCTGCGCACCGTGTTCGGCGCCGAGCTGTCCCTGGGGGCCGGGGCCCGCACCGAGACGCCGGATCCGCCCGGCCCGCACCTGCTGGTGCTGGCCCGCGGCCCGGAGGGGTATCGGCGGCTGTCGCGGCAGCTGGCCGCCGCACACCTGGCCGGCGGGGAGAAGGGCAAGCCGCGCTATGACTTCGACACGCTGACCGAGGCGGCGGGCGGGCACTGGCACATCCTGACCGGGTGCCGCAAAGGCCATGTGCGCCAGGCCCTGTCGCAAGGGCCGGGCGCGGCGGGGTTGGCGCTGGCCGACCTGGTGGACCGGTTCGGCGCGGACCGGGTCAGCATCGAGCTGACCCACCACGGTCACCCGCTCGACGACGAACGCAACGCGGCGCTGGCCGCGCTCGCGCCGCGCTTCGGCGTCGGCGTCGTCGCCACCACCGGGGCGCATTTCGCGGGGCCGTCGCGGCGCCGGCTGGCCATGGCGATGGGCGCCATCCGGGCGCGGCAGTCCCTGGACACCGCCGCCGGATGGCTGGCCCCGCTGGGGGGTTCGCACCTGCGGTCCGGCGAGGAGATGGCCCGGCTGTTCGCTTGGTGCCCCGACGCGGTGAGCGCCGCCGCCGGGCTCGGCGAGCAGTGCGCGTTCGGGCTGGCGTTGATCGCCCCGCAGCTGCCGCCCTTCGACGTGCCGCCCGGGCACACCGAGGACAGCTGGCTGCGGCAGCTGACCATGGCGGGCGCGCGGGACCGCTACGGGCCGGCCGAGCGTGCGCCGCGGGCCTACACCCAGATCGAGCACGAGCTGAAAGTCATTGCCGGGTTGCGTTTTCCGGGCTACTTCCTAGTGGTGCACGACATCGCCCGGTTCTGCCGTCAGAACAACATCCTGTGTCAGGGCCGGGGGTCGGCGGCCAACTCCGCGGTCTGCTATGCCCTCGGCGTCACCGCGGTGGATCCGGTGGCCAACGAGCTGTTGTTCGAGCGATTTTTGTCGCCGGCCCGCGACGGGCCGCCCGACATCGACATGGACATCGAGTCCGACCAGCGCGAGAAGGTCATCCAGTACGTCTACGACAAATACGGCCGCGACTACGCCGCCCAGGTCGCCAACGTCATCACCTATCGGGGCCGGATCGCGGTGCGCGACATGGCCCGTGCCCTGGGCTTCTCGCAGGGCCAGCAGGACGCGTGGAGCAAGCAGATCGGCCACTGGAACGGGCTCGCCGACTCGCCGGACGTCGAGGGCATTCCGCCACAGGTGGTCGATCTGGCAAACCAGATCCGGAACCTGCCGCGGCACATGGGGATCCACTCCGGCGGCATGGTGATCTGCGACCGCCCGATCGCCGACGTGTGCCCGGTGGAGTGGGCGCGCATGGCGAACCGCAGTGTGTTGCAGTGGGACAAAGACGACTGTGCGGCAATCGGCTTGGTGAAATTCGACCTGCTCGGGCTGGGCATGCTCAGCGCGTTGCACTACGCCATCGACCTGGTGGCCGAGCACAAGGGCATCGAGGTGGACCTGGCCAAACTCGACCTCTCCGAGCCGGCGGTGTACGAGATGCTGGCCCGCGCCGATTCCGTGGGCGTGTTCCAGGTGGAGTCGCGAGCGCAGATGGCCACGTTGCCCAGGCTCAAGCCCCGGATCTTCTACGACCTGGTGGTGGAGGTCGCGCTGATCCGTCCCGGACCCATCCAGGGCGGGTCGGTGCACCCCTACATCCGCCGGCGCAACGGCCTTGACCCGGTCGTCTACGACCACCCGTCGATGGAGCCGGCGCTGCGAAAGACGCTGGGGGTGCCGCTCTTTCAGGAACAGCTGATGCAGCTCGCGGTCGACTGCGCCGGCTTCTCGGCCGCCGAGGCCGACCAGCTGCGCCGCGCGATGGGCTCCAAGCGCTCGACCGAACGCATGCGACGGCTGCGCGGCCGGTTCTACGACGGCATGCGTGCGCTGCACGGCGCCCCCGACGACGTGATCGACCGGACCTACGAAAAGCTGGAGGCCTTCGCCAATTTCGGCTTCCCGGAAAGCCACGCGCTGAGTTTCGCGTCGCTGGTGTTCTACTCGTCCTGGTTCAAGCTGCACCACCCGGCGGCGTTCTGCGCGGCGCTGCTGCGCGCGCAGCCGATGGGCTTCTATTCGCCGCAGTCGCTGGTGGCCGACGCGCGCAGGCACGGCGTGACGGTGCACGGCCCTTGCGTCAACGCCAGCCTGGCGCACGCCACCCTCGAGAATGCCGGAACGGAGGTGCGCCTGGGGCTGGGCGCCATCCGCCACATCGGTGACGACCTCGCCGAGCGGCTGGTGCAGGAACGAAAAGCCAACGGCCCCTTCGCTTCCCTGCTCGACCTGACCACGCGGCTGCAGCTCTCCGTGCCCCAGGCCGAGGCGCTGGCCACGGCCGGGGCTTTTGCCTGCTTTTCCATGTCGCGGCGCGAGGCGCTGTGGGCGGCCGGGGCGGCCGCCAGCCAGCGCCCGGACCGACTGCCCGGCGTGGGCTCGTCGTCGCACGTCCCGGCGTTGCCCGGGATGAGCGAGCTGGAACTGGCCGCCGCCGACGTGTGGGCCACCGGCGTCTCCCCGGACAGTTATCCGACGCAGTTCCTGCGGGCGGACCTGGACGCGATGGGCGTGGTGCCCGCCGAGAAGCTGCTGGAAGTGCCCGACGGCGACCGCGTGCTGATCGCCGGTGCGGTGACCCATCGGCAGCGGCCCGCGACGGCCCAGGGGGTGACGTTTCTCAACCTCGAGGACGAGACCGGGATGGTCAACGTGCTCTGCACGCCGGGGGTGTGGGCGCGGCACCGCAAGCTGGCGAACACGGCGCCGGCGCTGCTGGTGCGCGGCCAGGTCCAAAACGCCAGCGGCGCAGTCACCGTCGTCGCCGAGCGGCTGGGCCGCATCACGCTGGCGGTCGGCTCGAAGTCGCGCGACTTCCGGTGA